CTTTTGCTTTGCCATGCAGCACCTATTCCAGAATCTCGGTGATGGCGCCGGCGCCGACCGTCAGGCCGCCTTCGCGGATCGCAAACCGCGACCCCTTCTCCAACGCCACCGGCGTGATCAGCTCCACCGTCATCTTCACGTCGTCCCCCGGCATCACCATCTCTACC
This genomic window from Anaerolineales bacterium contains:
- the tuf gene encoding elongation factor Tu (EF-Tu; promotes GTP-dependent binding of aminoacyl-tRNA to the A-site of ribosomes during protein biosynthesis; when the tRNA anticodon matches the mRNA codon, GTP hydrolysis results; the inactive EF-Tu-GDP leaves the ribosome and release of GDP is promoted by elongation factor Ts; many prokaryotes have two copies of the gene encoding EF-Tu) encodes the protein VEMVMPGDDVKMTVELITPVALEKGSRFAIREGGLTVGAGAITEILE